The Mesorhizobium huakuii genome has a segment encoding these proteins:
- a CDS encoding helix-turn-helix domain-containing protein → MVTVCLDGSAELRDIPQVSVPIVLIFHLIVYIIIKTLPQATLRRHRMAIGSRQRAHRQQALEAQGASHPHPEAVADPLFRDSAFFDPNDLVQVKYEMLRSVEKDGRAVVEAAEAFGLSRPVYYVTRELFNREGLPGLLPRKRGPKRPHKLTEENLAVLAQAIRESEQMPGGAELAALLVERCGISAHPRSILRRLLPYLNQPEKNCCDRRCAPARYHAVHRAIRADPLAGHQRRSRRPAQRSRRSTTRCRPWLAAARRDARVARHNRQRDTRITVPADHGRSSAEAG, encoded by the coding sequence ATGGTAACCGTATGCCTAGATGGATCGGCGGAATTGCGGGATATTCCGCAAGTCAGCGTCCCCATTGTCTTGATCTTTCATCTTATTGTGTACATAATTATAAAGACACTCCCGCAGGCAACCTTAAGGAGACACCGTATGGCAATAGGCTCCCGCCAACGCGCACACCGCCAGCAGGCCCTGGAAGCTCAGGGCGCATCCCACCCGCATCCCGAGGCAGTGGCGGACCCGCTCTTCCGCGACAGCGCATTCTTCGACCCGAACGACCTGGTCCAGGTCAAATACGAGATGCTGCGCAGCGTGGAAAAGGACGGGCGTGCGGTGGTGGAGGCGGCAGAAGCCTTTGGGTTGTCTCGGCCGGTCTATTACGTGACGCGAGAGCTGTTCAATCGCGAGGGCCTGCCTGGCCTGTTGCCCCGCAAGCGTGGACCGAAGCGCCCGCACAAGCTCACCGAGGAGAATCTTGCTGTCCTGGCGCAGGCCATACGAGAGAGCGAACAGATGCCAGGCGGTGCGGAGTTGGCTGCCCTACTCGTCGAACGATGCGGCATCAGTGCCCACCCCCGGAGCATCCTGCGAAGACTGCTTCCCTATCTGAACCAGCCGGAAAAAAACTGCTGTGACCGTCGATGCGCTCCCGCTCGATACCATGCAGTTCACCGCGCAATACGAGCTGATCCGCTCGCAGGTCATCAACGCCGCTCGCGACGCCCCGCACAGAGATCTCGGCGCTCAACCACGCGGTGTCGGCCTTGGCTTGCTGCTGCGAGAAGGGATGCCCGGGTGGCTCGGCACAATCGACAGCGTGATACGCGCATCACTGTCCCGGCGGACCATGGACGCTCCTCTGCCGAAGCCGGCTGA